In Plasmodium yoelii strain 17X genome assembly, chromosome: 6, one DNA window encodes the following:
- a CDS encoding mediator of RNA polymerase II transcription subunit 8, putative, which translates to MNELYENRKEEDENENVEIKINNIANKLANILYITTVSMKENFDIRNNLPYAKLINDMKSYCVNLIQSITNLNSNLYNLTCLPVHTIPRNPYNNVQDVNTITNNISVDDTIDKIKENKQLLIKFEENYNKTDFNKIIKQIELFNDNIFSALNNLEHIKVPFKYEETQTYGNILSERLKNKHRDHEHLEVYIAKMNYGIF; encoded by the coding sequence atgaatGAACTATATGAAAATAGAAAAGAGgaagatgaaaatgaaaatgtcgaaattaaaattaataatattgcCAATAAATTagcaaatattttatatattacaaCTGTTTCTATGAAAGAAAATTTTGACATTCGAAATAATTTACCATATgccaaattaataaatgatatgAAATCTTATTGTGTAAATTTAATTCAATCTATTACAAATCTAAATAGCAATCTATATAATTTAACATGCTTACCTGTTCATACAATACCAAGAAATCCTTATAACAATGTTCAGGATGTTAATACAATAACAAACAATATAAGTGTTGATGATACTattgataaaattaaagaaaataaacaattacttataaaatttgaagaaaattataacaaaaccgattttaataaaataataaaacaaattgaactatttaatgataatatattttcagcattaaataatttagaaCATATAAAAGTACCATTTAAATATGAAGAAACACAAACTTAtggaaatattttatcaGAGCGATTGAAAAATAAGCATAGAGATCATGAGCATTTGGAGGTATATATAGCTAAAATGAATTATGGAATTTTTTAA
- a CDS encoding PP-loop family protein, putative, whose protein sequence is MRLTPILLIFSILSICWNYVKSLKIRKNGNKIYTFLNPGILKKITNHKHHVYLKTEKNIHELIFNKGEKLLKDILKKKKKKKIITINGNNKEQNKVTNLFKEWKTHNEIFLKKFCSFINIENDIKNKELENITKYNSLLFTKWEKPKDVFNIYSNTYKDYKIKEKNNLIDEAIQQVEIYWASLLINRYFFYFLKKDKYIIFSVSGGVDSLSLLYSFIFTIYKIIIILLYKDHLNYLDILDKIKNVYFYKDEDIYNLVHEKIANASHVGNDSSSSSSEPLWKNKVQFFLNILNKITVLYCDHQTRIECAHEKKFLKHICKLYNLKFATKVLTKRNIIKAKGQSTVGRSTSGRTTSGTNRLNKTKLQNNFLLISRLWRRNAYIEVTNKIYNEKIKDLRNLNEDKNGNDPICDFENGKNYKYSEYLNDINIYLKKVYKKNVCNVLLKNYKKIPNYFSNFFFKKNEFIKNSKKIKSLIFIGHHQNDNNETILFHFFRGIYIKNLKGINFLTYFKNCLLYRPFIKLNKIHIYNYMYAIQKKWKYDISNQKLHSSRNFIRNILIPTISLIFKKDKEKNEQGEVENAKNEEGELENANIYAHSSLNKRLTNLLSQIKNIDKHLEFHNNIFYIYLKNKYYISDDIKNKTNNFFITEYIKMQNNLYKHFFFNINVNNIIQINKLLYKNNIFLKIFNFYEFLTLPSKLTRIQILYNIIKSNIQMNLNYSLIDQIYNELYLFTTNNLRNKHFQKRIACNHLSVSSNAENEANKAESETDYKKIKIININGKNKIVVNKNLFCIVNNHIGEASNGIEEYKDKNSNIFIHDNISAKIKRINKKSFDIEKNKTKNAYLFIKKRKKKKNEKFNIHIRYLKKNDFIINDKQKNKYIKAIKFLLKHNIPYIYKYFLPIVEITNFRKSGILFFFLFGKLTNDKFALRYSIKKKKLQNYFIYSIKFKNNHDSFT, encoded by the coding sequence ATGCGTTTGACCCCAATCTTATTGATTTTTTCGATTTTATCGATTTGTTGGAATTATGTAAAAAGCTtaaaaatacgaaaaaatggaaataaaatttatacatttttaaatccAGGgatcttaaaaaaaataaccaaTCATAAACATCATGTCTATTTAAAAACAGAGAAAAATATTCATGAactaatttttaataaaggtgaaaaattattaaaagatatattaaaaaaaaaaaaaaaaaaaaaaataataacaattaatggaaataataaggaacaaaataaagttaCCAATCTTTTTAAGGAATGGAAAACacataatgaaatatttttaaaaaaattttgctcatttataaatatagaaaatgatataaaaaataaagaattagaaaatataacaaaatataattcattGTTATTTACAAAATGGGAAAAACCTAAAGATGTTTTCAATATTTATAGTAATACATATAAAgattacaaaataaaagaaaaaaataatttgatagATGAAGCAATACAGCAAGTTGAAATTTATTGGGCAtctcttttaataaatagatactttttttattttttaaaaaaagataaatatataatcttCAGTGTAAGTGGAGGTGTAGATTCTTTGTCtcttttatattcatttatttttacaatctataaaataataataatattattatataaagaccatttaaattatttagatATTTTAGACAAaatcaaaaatgtatatttttataaggatgaagatatatataatcttGTTCACGAAAAGATAGCAAATGCAAGCCATGTTGGTAATGATAGCAGTAGTAGTAGTAGCGAACCTTTGTGGAAAAATAAAGTCCAATTTTTCCTTAACATCTTAAACAAAATAACAGTTTTATATTGTGATCATCAAACCAGAATTGAGTGTGcccatgaaaaaaaatttttaaaacatatttgTAAATTATATAACTTAAAATTTGCCACTAAGGTTTTAACAAAAAGGAATATCATAAAAGCCAAGGGGCAAAGTACAGTTGGTAGAAGCACATCTGGTAGAACCACATCTGGTACAAATCGATTAAACAAAACAAAACTgcaaaacaattttttattaatatctaGATTGTGGAGACGAAATGCATATATTGAGgtaacaaataaaatttataatgaaaaaataaaagatctTAGAAATTTGaatgaagataaaaatggaaatgaCCCTATTTGTGATTttgaaaatggaaaaaattataaatatagtgaatatttaaatgatataaatatatatcttaaaaaagtgtataaaaaaaatgtgtgtaatgttttattaaaaaattataaaaaaattcctaattatttttcaaattttttttttaaaaaaaatgaatttataaaaaatagtaaaaaaataaaatctcTTATATTTATAGGACATCatcaaaatgataataatgagacaattttatttcatttttttagaggaatatatattaaaaatctAAAAGGAATCAATTTTTTAacttattttaaaaattgtttattatatagaccatttattaaattaaataaaatacatatttacaACTATATGTATGcgattcaaaaaaaatggaaatatgaCATATCAAATCAAAAGTTGCACAGTTCACGAAATTTTATTAGAAACATTTTAATACCAACCATTTCtctcatttttaaaaaagataaagaaaaaaatgagcaAGGCGAGGTGGAGAATgcaaaaaatgaagaaggcGAGTTGGAAAATGCAAACATATACGCTCATTCCTCATTAAATAAAAGActaacaaatttattatcccaaataaaaaacatagaTAAACACTTAGAatttcataataatatattttatatctatctaaaaaataaatattatatttcagatgacataaaaaataaaacaaataatttttttattaccgaatatataaaaatgcaaaataatttatataaacattttttttttaatataaatgttaataatataatacaaattaataaattattatataaaaataacatttttttaaagattttcaatttttatgaatttttaaCTCTCCCATCAAAATTGACTAGAATTCAGATTCtatataacattataaaaaGTAATATTCAAATGAATCTAAATTATTCTCTTATTgatcaaatatataatgaattatatttatttacaacTAACAATTTGAGAAACAAACATTTCCAGAAACGTATAGCATGTAATCATTTAAGCGTATCAAGCAACGCCGAAAATGAAGCAAACAAAGCCGAAAGCGAAAcagattataaaaaaataaaaattataaatataaatgggaaaaataaaattgttgTAAATAAAAACCTGTTCTGTATTGTAAATAACCACATTGGCGAAGCTTCAAATGGAATAGAAGAGTATAAAGACAAAAATtcgaatatatttattcatgaTAATATTTcagcaaaaataaaaagaataaataaaaaaagttttgatattgaaaaaaacaaaacaaaaaatgcttatttatttattaaaaaacgaaaaaaaaaaaaaaatgaaaaatttaatatacaCATTCGttatctaaaaaaaaatgattttattattaatgataaacaaaaaaataaatatataaaagctatcaaatttttattaaaacataatattccttatatttataaatattttttaccaATTGTTGAAATAACCAATTTTAGAAAAAGTGgtattctttttttctttttatttggTAAATTAACAAACGATAAATTTGCATTACGTTATtcgattaaaaaaaaaaaacttcaaaattattttatatattccataaaatttaaaaataatcatGATTCTTTTACATAG